The nucleotide sequence GTTTCAGCCATGAAACATCAGTTTTTCGTGAGCACTTCATCCAGGTTCAGGATGAGGTTGGCGATCATGGTCCAGGCTGCCAGTTCCTGGGGATTCAGTTTGGGATCCGGTTTGGATTCTCCAACGGCGATCAGTTCTGTAGCGGCTTTCGGATCATCCTGGTAATACGATTGCATATCCTGGAAAGTATTCTGCATCAGCGTCAAATCTTCTGCTGAGACTGGTTTTCCGGTGGCCAGCAGATAGGCAAATTTGATCCGTTCTTCGGAAGTGTTGCCCCCTTCCTTGATTATTCGCTCACCCAGCGCGCGGGCGGCTTCCATGTATTGCGGATCGTTCAATAAAAGCAGGGCCTGTAAAGGAGTATTGGTTCGTTCCCGACGCATCGTGCAGGCTTCACGACTGGGAGCATCAAATGTCGACATTTCAGGAGGAGGCGATGTTCGTTTCCAGAATGTATACATCCCGCGACGGAAAACTTTCTCCGGGCCGGTATCCTGTTTGAAGCGAACCGTGTTCGATCCGGAATACCCGACGGCAAACCAGAGACCATCGGGTTGTGGTGGTTTGACACTGGGACCACCGACTTTAGGAACCAGTAATCCGCTGATGGCCAATGCCTGGTCGCGGAGTGTTTCGGCATCGAGACGGAAGCGAGGTCCGCGTGCCAGCAGGCGGTTCTTCGGGTCTTTTTTATACAGCTCAGGTGTCACATTCGAACTCTGCCGATACGTGGCGGACATAACCATCTGCTTCATGAAACGTTTTACATCCCACTGATGTTCCTGGAAGTCGACTGCCAGCCAGTCCAGCAGTTCGGGGTGACTGGGCGGCGCGCCCTGGTTACCAAAGTCTTCGCTGGTTTCCACAATTCCGGTTCCGAACAACTGCTGCCAGAAGCGGTTTACTGCGACACGCGACGTCAGTGGGTGACTGGGAGAGACGAGCCATTTGGCGAGACCCAAGCGGTTGACGGGCCATTCGGCTGCCATCGCGGGGAATTGAGATGGCGTTTTTCTGTCGACCTTGTCGCCCTTTTGGTCGTACTGACCGCGTTTGAGATCAAATGCTTCCTTGACATTATTTCGCTCGCGGAAAACAAGTGTAGTGGGCAGGGATTGAATCAGCTTCTCTTCCTGCGATTTGATCTGAACTTTTTTTGCCAGGAGTTTGCGGTATTCGGAGTCGAACTGATTCAAATAGTACTGCCTGAGTAATTCGGTCTGCTGCGGCGTGCGTTTATCGGCGGCCAGTTTCAGGACGGGATCAACCTGATTGTCGAAGTACACCTGATTGACTTCGGTTTCTGTCAACTCATGATCATAGATACGAAATTCATCGACAAATCCATTGGTCAGGTGGGCATTGGTTGCCGAGTGTCCCAGTGTCAGAGTCGCAGAATTCAACGGCGTCGTTTTCTTGAACGAATCAGAGGAGATTGTCAGTTCTGACTGTTTGCCGTCGACATAGATGGCAACGCCATGCGCTTTCGCGGAACCATCGTAGGTGACACAGACATGATGCCACTGGTTGGCCGTAATTTCGTTATTGGCGGTCTTTACTTCGACGGCATAGCCGGGCCAGCGATCAATCAGTCTGACGCCGAGGTTCTGGTTGGTAATCTGCAGGTCGTATCCGCGTTCGCGTGAATTCGGATTGATGCTGGAAACAATCGGACCTGAAGTTTTGCCGTTCGTTTTGACCCAGATCGCAAAGCTTAAGGGAGTTCCTTTGGCAAACTGTCCGGTTTTTCCCAGATCCAGATAACTGCCTGGCGCGAACTGAAAACCGTTTTCAAATTTACCAGCGACCCATTTAGGAGCCCCTTTGACGGTGGCTTTATTCTTTTCATTCTTCAGATCTGCGGCAGTGGCTTCTGTTTTTTCATTGAGTGGATAGGCCGCGAGGAGTCCTCCCGGTTGCGGTATCGAAAGATCAGGGTTGCTGCCGGTTTTCAGAATCTGCTGTTTCCACTCTAGCCAGGATTGAAACGCCGGTTCGTTGGTTTTGGTCCTGTTTTCTCCCTGCTGTTCGATGGCAGCGATCTGGGATTTATAAGCTTCCAGCTGTTTGGATTGTGCTGCGTTGGGAACCCGCACAGATGGTGGAGAATCTTTGATGTTTCCATCCATGGCAGGGCCATCCAGATTATTGAAGAAGGCGAACATCTGGTAGAACTCGGTTTTCGTGAAGGGGTCAAATTTGTGATCGTGGCAGACGGCACAGCCGAGTGTCAGTCCCATGAAGGCCTGGCCGGTGGTTTCGACACGGTCAATGACATTACGCACGTAAACCTCTTCGGCGATGGAGCCCCCTTCGTTGGTGGTCACGTGACAGCGGTTAAAGCCGGTAGCGATCTGCTGCTCCAGGGTGGGGTTGGGCAACAGGTCACCAGCCAGCTGTTCAATCACAAACTGGTCGTAATGCATATTGGTGTTGAAGGCATTGATGACCCAGTCGCGGTAAGGCCACATTTCCCGGTAATTATCCAGGTGTAATCCATGCGTATCGCCGTACCGGGCGATATCCAGCCAGTAGCGGGACATGTGCTCGCCGTAATGAGGAGACTCCAGCAGGCGGTCGACCACTTTTTCGTAGGCATTGGGTGACTTGTCATTCACGAATGCCTCCACTTCTGCGGGAGCAGGGGGCAATCCGGTTAAATCGAGTGTCACCCGTCTGATCAGATCGCGACGATCTGCTTCAGTAGATGCTTTCATACCTTCTTTTTCGAGTCGGGCCAGGATGAATTGATCGATTGGGTTTATTACATGGTCTGTCTGTTTGACTGCGGGAGGCGCTGGCTTGACGGGAGTCACGAACGACCAGTGATCCTGCCATTCCGCGCCCTGCTCAATCCAGCGGGTAAGCAGATTGACTTCTTCTGTGGTCAGTTTTTTACCACTCTCTGCAGGCGGCATCTTGAGGTCTTCATCGGCAGTGGTGATGCGTGTGATCAGCTCACTCTCTTTAACTTTGCCGGGGACAATGGCTTTATGTCCTCCGAGATCGGCAAAAGCGCCTTCCTCTGTATCAAATCTCAGATCGGCGGCCCGTTTTTTGACATCCGGTCCGTGACATTGAAAACAGTTTTCAGACAGGATGGAGCGAATTTTTGTGGGGGAAACTTTATCCGCATTCTGCGCCCAAACAGCAGTGGTGGTGCCGCAGAAAACAGTTAGAAGCAGAGCAGGGACGAGGCGCTTGCTCAAACACAGAAGAAGCATGACGTTCACCTTCTGGATGAAAATTTTCAAGTCAATCAACGGCGGCCTGAAAGGGGGCTGCGCGACATTAACTTGTCAATGAATCTCTGGTGATACCTGTCCGACCGACAATCCATATCAGTTTGCAACGGTGGTAGCTGAGCCACACGGTTCAGCAGGCGGGATGGCACTTGTTTCAGAAACAGGGGAGCAAAGCTGTCGTTTCTGAATTCAGGTTCATTCAGTTATTCTAATCGCAGCGAAAACCCTTTGCAAGACGACGATTGAGGGATTTTGACGTATCTCCCTGTGAATGCATTAGTTCGGTCAGGAATGATTTCAACATTTAAACCGACAGCAGCAAACACTGCGGCTGGAAAATAGACACAATCATTCAGTAACTGTCTAAGATCTGTAAGTGGTACGCGTTGCAGAAGTGGTTTGTTGGTTTGAACTTTTTAAATGACTATTGAAATCGTTAATCGAAGCAGATTCCAGAAGAACTGAATTTGCAGATCTGTTTTTATCGCGTATTTTCAAGATCAGAGAACCTGTTCGGTTTGCGTGTGTCCACTGAGAACGAATCATGTTATTGTAAAACAGGTTCTGGTTTTAAGTCGATGGCGCACGAAATCCAGAGAGGGGCAGAGCGTCGTGTCCCGTATTGAGGGAGGAGAAGAGAGAAATGAATTCTCGACAGTTACTGAAAATCGGAGTGCCTGAATATTGTCTGAAGACTGCAAAAACAGCGATTCAGATGAAAGTCGCCGAGGAAAAAGCGAATGGCAAAGTGCGCGGTAAAGAACTGAAAGAACTCGTACAGAAAGTGGTAGAACACCCTGAAGAGTATCTGGATGATGCTGCTTTTCGGCAATTGGCGCTGGAACTGGTAGACGACAACAGCGAAGAAGCGGTTGAACCGATTACTTACCAGATCTGGGGTAAAGAGGGCATCGATGAAGGTGCGTTTTCACAGATGGATCTGGCATGTCATGTGCCTTCCGCGTGGGGTGCCGCGCTGATGCCTGATGCGCACATCGGATATGGACTGCCTATTGGTGGCGTACTGGCGCTGGAAGATGCAGTGATTCCTTACGCCGTCGGTGTGGACATCGCCTGTCGTATGAAGCTGTCTGTGCTGGATATTTCGGTGAGCAAGCTGAACCAGAAACATCACCAGTTTGTGGATGCGCTGAATCGGGGAACCGTGTTTGGCGTAGGCCAGGCGCATGAAAAACGTCAGCGGCATGCCGTGATGGATGAGGACTGGTCAGTGACAAAAAT is from Gimesia maris and encodes:
- a CDS encoding DUF1553 domain-containing protein, translating into MLLLCLSKRLVPALLLTVFCGTTTAVWAQNADKVSPTKIRSILSENCFQCHGPDVKKRAADLRFDTEEGAFADLGGHKAIVPGKVKESELITRITTADEDLKMPPAESGKKLTTEEVNLLTRWIEQGAEWQDHWSFVTPVKPAPPAVKQTDHVINPIDQFILARLEKEGMKASTEADRRDLIRRVTLDLTGLPPAPAEVEAFVNDKSPNAYEKVVDRLLESPHYGEHMSRYWLDIARYGDTHGLHLDNYREMWPYRDWVINAFNTNMHYDQFVIEQLAGDLLPNPTLEQQIATGFNRCHVTTNEGGSIAEEVYVRNVIDRVETTGQAFMGLTLGCAVCHDHKFDPFTKTEFYQMFAFFNNLDGPAMDGNIKDSPPSVRVPNAAQSKQLEAYKSQIAAIEQQGENRTKTNEPAFQSWLEWKQQILKTGSNPDLSIPQPGGLLAAYPLNEKTEATAADLKNEKNKATVKGAPKWVAGKFENGFQFAPGSYLDLGKTGQFAKGTPLSFAIWVKTNGKTSGPIVSSINPNSRERGYDLQITNQNLGVRLIDRWPGYAVEVKTANNEITANQWHHVCVTYDGSAKAHGVAIYVDGKQSELTISSDSFKKTTPLNSATLTLGHSATNAHLTNGFVDEFRIYDHELTETEVNQVYFDNQVDPVLKLAADKRTPQQTELLRQYYLNQFDSEYRKLLAKKVQIKSQEEKLIQSLPTTLVFRERNNVKEAFDLKRGQYDQKGDKVDRKTPSQFPAMAAEWPVNRLGLAKWLVSPSHPLTSRVAVNRFWQQLFGTGIVETSEDFGNQGAPPSHPELLDWLAVDFQEHQWDVKRFMKQMVMSATYRQSSNVTPELYKKDPKNRLLARGPRFRLDAETLRDQALAISGLLVPKVGGPSVKPPQPDGLWFAVGYSGSNTVRFKQDTGPEKVFRRGMYTFWKRTSPPPEMSTFDAPSREACTMRRERTNTPLQALLLLNDPQYMEAARALGERIIKEGGNTSEERIKFAYLLATGKPVSAEDLTLMQNTFQDMQSYYQDDPKAATELIAVGESKPDPKLNPQELAAWTMIANLILNLDEVLTKN